GCCACCATAGCGTTCGCGTTTCACGATGCTGGGAGTAACTTGTACAGTCATTCCTGGTTTAATTTGTTTGCCATCTTTGTCTGCTAAATAAACTACGCCGATCATTTTGGCATTTGGATCTTCTGCTTCTAAAGACCCCAAACGAACTCCCGGATTAAGAACTTGACCGGGAACTGCGCTAACTTCTAAAATCCGACCATCATATTGGCTAATAATTCTGCTTTCGCCTGACAACTGTAATTCTAGCTGGGTAATTTTGCGTTTTACTTCTTGAATTTGATTAGTTTGATTAATCGATTTTTCTAAATCCTGTTGATTTAGTTTTACTACTTGAATTTCTAAATCTTTGATTTTGGTTTTGACTTCATCAATTTTATTAAGATTTTGTAAGTAATCTCTCTCAGTATTAGTCTTTTGGACTTCTATTTCTTGAATACTATTTTTCATCTCGTTAATTCTATTGAGATTTTGGAGAAATTCACGTTCAGTATTAGTTTTTTGTACGTCTAGTTCTTTTAATTGACTTGTGATATCTGATACTTGCATTTGTGCGTCTAATACTTCCCGTCGTGCTTCCAATAGTACATCCTGACTAATTGCTTTTTCTTGTTCAAAAAGACGATTACGGGTATCAAAACGCTGTTGTAACGTCAGCAATAAATTTTTAATTTGTTGTTGACGTTGGATCAGACTTTGGCGTTTTTCTGCGATCGCAGCTAACGTTTGTTGACGTAGTATAGGTGTTATTTCTTCTCGCTGCAAACTTTCGGCAAAACTTTGGCTTTTTTGTTCCAGTGCTGCTATGATTTTTTGGTGCAATATCGGTGTTAATGATTCTCGACGCAAAGTTTCTTCTAAGTCTTTTTGCTGCTGTCTCAATGTTTGTAACTCTAGTGTTATTTGCTGCTTTTGAAGTTTATTAGTATCTTGATTTTGGGTTTGTAGTTGGGCTAATTTTGCCTTTTCTAACTCTAGTTCTTTTTTAATTTCATATTTATCAATTACGCCTATTTCTTGACCTTTTTTAATTACGTCTCCGGGATTAACATTCAACTTCATTAATTGACCATTACTGCGTGCTTGAAATTGCACTACACGACGAGGCTGAATTAATACACCTTGACCGTTTACACTAATAGGAATTCGCCCCACTACAC
The genomic region above belongs to Phormidium ambiguum IAM M-71 and contains:
- a CDS encoding NHLP bacteriocin system secretion protein → MQTKNNQIFSQEALERLSSPERLDQMMQVVNPRAWLPLTTIGLLVAVAGTWSVVGRIPISVNGQGVLIQPRRVVQFQARSNGQLMKLNVNPGDVIKKGQEIGVIDKYEIKKELELEKAKLAQLQTQNQDTNKLQKQQITLELQTLRQQQKDLEETLRRESLTPILHQKIIAALEQKSQSFAESLQREEITPILRQQTLAAIAEKRQSLIQRQQQIKNLLLTLQQRFDTRNRLFEQEKAISQDVLLEARREVLDAQMQVSDITSQLKELDVQKTNTEREFLQNLNRINEMKNSIQEIEVQKTNTERDYLQNLNKIDEVKTKIKDLEIQVVKLNQQDLEKSINQTNQIQEVKRKITQLELQLSGESRIISQYDGRILEVSAVPGQVLNPGVRLGSLEAEDPNAKMIGVVYLADKDGKQIKPGMTVQVTPSIVKRERYGGIVGKVTQVSPFPVTSQDIAVIVGNEQLANTLAEAVSKNSALVQVFVELEKDSNTISGYKWSSSNGLPLKISSGTTTQVRIQTGELAPISYVIPIFRSLTGVY